The Micromonospora sp. WMMD961 genome has a segment encoding these proteins:
- a CDS encoding NADH-quinone oxidoreductase subunit J, giving the protein MTTSTVLAAAGSVSGGEAVTFWILAPLALLGGIGMVAARNAVHSALWLVLTMLCLGVFYVLQAGPFIGMVQIIVYTGAIMMLFLFVLMLVGRDSTDSLIETLRGQRVAAIVLGVGFAGLVGTGVYQALDRTTAVGLEQVNAEGNVQGIARLLFTKYVFAFELTSALLITAAVGAMVLAHVERRKQDKVDQVSTMRSRFAPGNYPGPKPGPGVFATSSSVATPARLPDGRLTDRSTPAILPQRELTAEETSLKGTDK; this is encoded by the coding sequence ATGACCACGTCTACGGTGCTCGCCGCGGCGGGTTCGGTCTCCGGCGGCGAGGCGGTCACCTTCTGGATCCTCGCCCCGCTCGCGCTTCTCGGCGGGATCGGCATGGTGGCCGCGCGCAACGCCGTGCACTCGGCGCTGTGGCTGGTGCTGACCATGCTCTGCCTGGGCGTGTTCTACGTGCTCCAGGCCGGGCCGTTCATCGGCATGGTGCAGATCATCGTCTACACCGGCGCGATCATGATGTTGTTCCTGTTCGTGCTGATGCTGGTCGGTCGGGACTCCACCGACTCGCTGATCGAGACGCTGCGCGGCCAGCGGGTCGCCGCGATCGTGCTCGGCGTGGGCTTCGCCGGCCTGGTCGGCACCGGCGTCTACCAGGCGCTGGACCGGACCACGGCGGTCGGCCTGGAGCAGGTCAACGCCGAGGGCAACGTGCAGGGCATCGCCCGGCTGCTGTTCACCAAGTACGTGTTCGCGTTCGAGCTGACCTCGGCGCTGCTGATCACCGCGGCGGTCGGCGCCATGGTGCTGGCCCACGTCGAGCGGCGTAAGCAGGACAAGGTCGACCAGGTGTCGACAATGCGCTCGCGCTTCGCCCCGGGCAACTACCCCGGTCCGAAGCCCGGCCCCGGTGTCTTCGCGACCTCCTCCTCGGTGGCCACCCCGGCCCGGCTGCCGGACGGCCGCCTGACCGACCGCAGCACCCCGGCGATCCTTCCGCAGCGCGAGCTGACCGCCGAGGAGACCTCCCTGAAGGGGACGGACAAGTAA
- the nuoK gene encoding NADH-quinone oxidoreductase subunit NuoK has product MDSFFSVEPNYYLVLAAVLFTIGAAGVLIRRNAIVLFMCVELMLNAANLTLVTFSRINGDLNGQIMAFFVMVVAAAEVVVGLAIIMAIFRTRRSASVDDANLLKY; this is encoded by the coding sequence ATGGATTCGTTCTTCTCGGTCGAGCCGAACTACTACCTCGTCCTCGCCGCGGTGCTGTTCACCATCGGCGCCGCCGGGGTGCTGATCCGGCGCAACGCGATCGTGCTGTTCATGTGCGTGGAGCTGATGCTCAACGCGGCCAACCTGACGCTGGTCACCTTCAGCCGGATCAACGGTGACCTCAACGGCCAGATCATGGCGTTCTTCGTGATGGTGGTGGCGGCGGCCGAGGTCGTGGTCGGGCTCGCGATCATCATGGCCATCTTCCGGACGCGACGCTCGGCGAGCGTCGACGACGCCAACCTGCTGAAGTACTGA
- the nuoL gene encoding NADH-quinone oxidoreductase subunit L — protein MEETVEYAQATGLLGGVWLLVAIPLLSAAVLLLLGRRADRWGHWLGVAAIGAAFVLGLSFFFQLRGLENKSVELSLWDFIAVGDLRVDFGLLFDPLAAVFVLLITGVGFLIHLYAVEYMAHDAGRRRFFAYFNLFVAAMLLLVLGNNYVMLYFGWEGVGLASYLLISFWTERPSAATAGKKAFLMNRVGDAGLAIGIFIMFATVGTTQYDEVFNGVGSLTGATVLVLGLLLLLGAAGKSGQFPLQAWLPDAMEGPTPVSALIHAATMVTAGVYLIARSNPIFSANSTLQVVVVSVGALTLLIGCVIGAAKDDIKRVLAWSTVSQIGYMFVGVGLGGGAYALAIIHLLAHGFFKANMFLGAGSVMHGMKDQVDIRRFGGLSKHMKITWLTFMMGWLAIIGLPPLSGYFSKEPIIASAFEREDWTAWLFGGAALLGAGLTAFYMTRLFVLTFHGPKRWTEDIEHPHESPKLMTIPLILLAAGSVVAGGLMAWNDGVASWLSPVLGEEAAGEAHGVLSHTVITILSLLVTVLGAGLAWFLFRAGTATAPQPAGVLVTAARRNLYTDAFNEAVFEKPGIFLTRALVYLDNRGVDGLVNGLAAAVGGGSARLRRMQTGFVRSYATSILAGALLVMAAFLAVQAGWLA, from the coding sequence GTGGAAGAGACTGTGGAATACGCCCAGGCCACGGGGCTGCTCGGGGGCGTCTGGCTGCTGGTGGCGATCCCGCTGCTGAGCGCGGCCGTCCTGCTGCTGCTCGGCCGGCGGGCCGACCGCTGGGGGCACTGGTTGGGTGTGGCGGCCATCGGTGCCGCGTTCGTGCTCGGCCTGTCCTTCTTCTTCCAGCTGCGTGGCCTGGAGAACAAGTCGGTCGAGCTGAGCCTCTGGGACTTCATCGCGGTCGGTGACCTGCGCGTCGACTTCGGCCTGCTGTTCGACCCGCTGGCTGCGGTCTTCGTGCTGCTGATCACCGGGGTGGGCTTCCTGATCCACCTGTACGCGGTGGAGTACATGGCGCACGACGCGGGTCGTCGCCGGTTCTTCGCGTACTTCAACCTGTTCGTCGCGGCGATGCTGCTGCTGGTGCTCGGCAACAACTACGTGATGCTGTACTTCGGCTGGGAGGGCGTCGGTCTGGCGTCGTACCTGCTGATCTCCTTCTGGACCGAGCGGCCGAGCGCGGCCACCGCCGGTAAGAAGGCGTTCCTGATGAACCGGGTCGGCGACGCCGGCCTGGCCATCGGCATCTTCATCATGTTCGCCACAGTGGGCACCACCCAGTACGACGAGGTGTTCAACGGTGTCGGCTCGCTGACCGGCGCGACGGTGCTGGTCCTCGGTCTGTTGCTGCTGCTCGGCGCGGCCGGCAAGTCCGGCCAGTTCCCGCTGCAGGCCTGGTTGCCGGACGCCATGGAGGGTCCGACCCCGGTGTCGGCGCTCATCCACGCGGCCACCATGGTCACCGCGGGCGTCTACCTGATCGCCCGGTCCAACCCGATCTTCTCCGCGAACTCGACGCTGCAGGTCGTGGTGGTCAGTGTCGGCGCGCTCACCCTGCTGATCGGCTGCGTCATCGGTGCGGCCAAGGACGACATCAAGCGGGTGCTCGCCTGGTCGACGGTGAGCCAGATCGGTTACATGTTCGTCGGCGTCGGACTGGGCGGTGGCGCGTACGCGCTGGCGATCATCCACCTGCTGGCGCACGGCTTCTTCAAGGCCAACATGTTCCTGGGTGCCGGCTCGGTGATGCACGGCATGAAGGACCAGGTCGACATCCGTCGCTTCGGTGGCCTCTCGAAGCACATGAAGATCACCTGGCTGACCTTCATGATGGGCTGGCTGGCCATCATCGGCCTCCCGCCGCTCTCCGGCTACTTCTCCAAGGAACCGATCATCGCGAGCGCCTTCGAGCGGGAGGACTGGACCGCCTGGCTCTTCGGCGGTGCGGCGCTGCTCGGCGCCGGGCTGACCGCGTTCTACATGACGCGACTGTTCGTGCTCACGTTCCACGGCCCGAAGCGGTGGACCGAGGACATCGAGCACCCGCACGAGTCGCCGAAGCTGATGACCATCCCGCTGATCCTGCTGGCTGCCGGTTCGGTGGTGGCCGGTGGGCTGATGGCCTGGAACGACGGCGTCGCCTCCTGGCTGTCGCCGGTGCTCGGCGAGGAAGCCGCCGGTGAGGCCCACGGCGTGCTCTCCCACACGGTGATCACGATCCTGTCGCTGCTGGTCACCGTGCTCGGCGCCGGCCTGGCCTGGTTCCTGTTCCGGGCCGGTACGGCCACCGCGCCGCAGCCGGCCGGTGTGCTGGTCACCGCCGCCCGACGCAACCTCTACACCGATGCGTTCAACGAGGCGGTCTTCGAGAAGCCGGGCATCTTCCTCACCCGGGCGCTGGTGTACCTCGACAACCGGGGCGTCGACGGGCTGGTCAACGGGCTCGCCGCCGCCGTCGGGGGTGGCTCGGCTCGGCTCCGGCGGATGCAGACCGGCTTCGTCCGCTCGTACGCCACCTCGATCCTGGCCGGTGCGCTGCTGGTGATGGCGGCGTTCCTGGCGGTGCAGGCGGGGTGGTTGGCGTGA
- a CDS encoding NADH-quinone oxidoreductase subunit M, whose amino-acid sequence MSNFPFLSVLTVAPLVGALVVAFLPRHRPELAKQVAFAWSLLVLVLSVVMWVSFKTGGDRFQFRESYSWIPNWGVSFTFAADGIALVMLMLIAVLVPLVILASWHDAESSKRSVPVYFALLLVLECTMIGVFAAADVFLFYVFFEVMLVPMYFLIGSYGGHQRQYAAVKFFLYSLVGGLFMLAAVIGLWVVGGKTFDWQALSQVDISTGTERWLFLGFFLAFAIKAPFFPFHTWLPDAGGAAPAGAAALLVGVLDKVGTFGILRYCLPLFPEASKWFAPWALALGVIGIVYAALLAVGQNDLKRLVSYTSIAHFGFIGVGIFAFTTQAGTGAVLYMLNHGLATGLLFLVVGMLISRRGSALISDFGGAGKLVPVLAGVLFFAGLASLALPGTAPFISEFLVLIGTFTVNKPVAIIATLGIILAAAYVLWMVQRTTQGTLNPALTEVDGMRRDLNLREKVVVAPLIALIVLLGFFPKPVTDVINPAVQATMDDIGRTDPAPSVGTVQEAAK is encoded by the coding sequence ATGTCCAACTTCCCGTTCCTCTCGGTGCTCACCGTGGCGCCACTGGTGGGCGCCCTGGTGGTGGCCTTCCTGCCGCGCCACCGGCCGGAGCTGGCCAAGCAGGTGGCGTTCGCCTGGTCGCTGCTCGTGCTGGTGCTCTCGGTGGTGATGTGGGTCAGCTTCAAGACCGGCGGTGACCGGTTCCAGTTCCGCGAGTCGTACTCGTGGATCCCGAACTGGGGAGTCAGCTTCACCTTCGCCGCCGACGGCATCGCGCTGGTGATGCTGATGCTGATCGCGGTACTGGTGCCGCTGGTGATCCTGGCGTCCTGGCACGACGCCGAGTCGTCGAAGCGGTCGGTGCCGGTCTACTTCGCGCTGCTGCTGGTCCTCGAGTGCACGATGATCGGCGTCTTCGCGGCCGCCGACGTCTTCCTGTTCTACGTGTTCTTCGAGGTCATGCTGGTCCCGATGTACTTCCTCATCGGCAGCTACGGCGGCCACCAGCGGCAGTACGCGGCGGTGAAGTTCTTCCTCTACTCGCTCGTCGGCGGTCTGTTCATGCTGGCCGCGGTGATCGGCCTCTGGGTGGTCGGCGGGAAGACCTTCGACTGGCAGGCGCTGTCGCAGGTCGACATCAGCACCGGCACCGAGCGGTGGCTGTTCCTCGGCTTCTTCCTCGCCTTCGCCATCAAGGCGCCGTTCTTCCCGTTCCACACCTGGCTGCCGGACGCCGGTGGTGCGGCCCCGGCGGGCGCGGCGGCGCTGCTCGTCGGCGTGCTGGACAAGGTCGGCACGTTCGGCATCCTGCGTTACTGCCTGCCGCTGTTCCCCGAGGCGTCGAAGTGGTTCGCACCGTGGGCGCTGGCCCTGGGCGTGATCGGCATCGTCTACGCCGCGCTGCTGGCGGTCGGTCAGAACGACCTCAAGCGACTGGTGTCGTACACCTCGATCGCGCACTTCGGTTTCATCGGGGTGGGCATCTTCGCCTTCACCACCCAGGCCGGCACCGGCGCGGTGCTCTACATGCTCAACCACGGGCTGGCCACCGGCCTGCTCTTCCTCGTGGTGGGCATGCTGATCTCCCGGCGTGGCTCGGCGCTCATCAGTGACTTCGGTGGTGCCGGAAAGCTGGTCCCGGTGCTCGCCGGGGTGCTCTTCTTCGCCGGTCTCGCCTCGCTCGCGCTACCGGGTACGGCACCGTTCATCTCCGAGTTCCTGGTGCTGATCGGCACCTTCACGGTGAACAAGCCGGTCGCGATCATCGCCACGCTCGGCATCATCCTGGCCGCCGCGTACGTGCTGTGGATGGTGCAGCGCACCACCCAGGGCACCCTCAACCCGGCCTTGACCGAGGTCGACGGGATGCGGCGGGATCTCAACCTGCGCGAGAAGGTCGTGGTCGCCCCGCTGATCGCTCTGATCGTGCTGCTCGGCTTCTTCCCCAAGCCGGTCACTGACGTGATCAACCCGGCCGTCCAGGCGACCATGGACGACATCGGCAGAACCGACCCGGCCCCGTCGGTGGGCACTGTCCAGGAGGCGGCAAAGTGA
- the nuoN gene encoding NADH-quinone oxidoreductase subunit NuoN — translation MTELKLPSIDYAAIAPILIMLGVALLGVLAEALVPRRWRHVVQLTLALLAVLAALTMVVLSADERIITAGGALAIDGPTLFLQGAILVLAAMALLLIGDRSVERGGAFVAQAAVTAESADDRRQAEGRNGLTEVYPLTTFAIGGMLIFVAANDLLTMFIALEVFSLPLYLLCALARRRRLLSQEAAMKYFLLGAYASAFFLFGVALIYGFTSGIPDRPAGVDFATIDAAVGESPASPVLLFAGMALLAIGLLFKAAAAPFHVWTPDVYQGAPTPVTGFMAACTKVAAFGALLRVFHVAFADASWDYTPILGAVAVLTMLVGAVLAVTQTDIKRLLAYSSIANAGYLLVGVLAPSRDGLAGTMFYLVAYGFSVLAAFAVVTLVRDADGEATHLSRWAGLGRRSPFFAAVFTFILLAFAGIPLTSGFMSKFAIFGPALEEGQAWLVIAGVLTSMVLAFPYLRVVVMMWLSEPGESTPTVTVPGGLTSAALMIGVLATLVLGVAPAPLLDLAAGAAEFVR, via the coding sequence GTGACCGAGTTGAAACTGCCGTCGATCGACTACGCGGCGATCGCTCCGATCCTGATCATGCTGGGCGTCGCGTTGCTCGGCGTGCTCGCCGAGGCCCTCGTGCCTCGGCGCTGGCGGCACGTGGTGCAGTTGACGCTGGCGCTGCTCGCGGTGCTCGCGGCGCTGACCATGGTGGTGCTCAGCGCCGACGAGCGGATCATCACCGCAGGCGGGGCCCTCGCCATCGACGGGCCGACACTGTTTCTCCAGGGCGCGATCCTGGTGCTGGCCGCGATGGCGCTGCTGCTGATCGGTGACCGCTCGGTCGAGCGGGGCGGGGCGTTCGTCGCCCAGGCCGCGGTGACCGCCGAGTCGGCCGACGACCGGCGGCAGGCCGAGGGGCGTAACGGCCTCACCGAGGTCTACCCGCTCACCACGTTCGCGATCGGCGGCATGCTGATCTTCGTGGCGGCGAACGACCTGCTGACCATGTTCATCGCGCTGGAGGTCTTCTCCCTGCCGCTCTACCTGCTCTGCGCGCTGGCACGTCGCCGGCGTCTGCTGAGCCAGGAGGCGGCGATGAAGTACTTCCTGCTCGGCGCGTACGCCTCCGCGTTCTTCCTGTTCGGGGTGGCGCTGATCTACGGCTTCACGTCCGGCATCCCGGATCGGCCGGCCGGCGTCGACTTCGCCACCATCGACGCGGCGGTGGGCGAATCCCCGGCCAGCCCGGTGCTGCTCTTCGCCGGCATGGCGCTGCTCGCGATCGGCCTGCTCTTCAAGGCCGCGGCGGCACCGTTCCACGTCTGGACCCCGGACGTCTACCAGGGTGCGCCGACCCCGGTCACCGGCTTCATGGCGGCCTGCACCAAGGTCGCCGCGTTCGGTGCCCTGCTGCGCGTCTTCCACGTCGCGTTCGCCGACGCCAGCTGGGACTACACCCCGATCCTCGGCGCGGTGGCGGTGCTGACCATGCTGGTCGGTGCGGTGCTCGCGGTCACCCAGACCGACATCAAGAGGCTGCTCGCGTACTCCTCGATCGCCAACGCCGGCTACCTGCTGGTCGGTGTGCTGGCACCGAGCCGCGACGGACTCGCCGGCACGATGTTCTACCTGGTCGCGTACGGATTCTCGGTGCTCGCCGCGTTCGCGGTGGTGACGCTGGTGCGGGACGCCGACGGGGAGGCCACCCACCTGTCCCGCTGGGCCGGGCTGGGACGGCGGTCGCCGTTCTTCGCCGCAGTGTTCACGTTCATCCTGCTGGCCTTCGCGGGTATCCCGCTGACCAGTGGCTTCATGAGCAAGTTCGCGATCTTCGGGCCGGCCCTGGAGGAGGGGCAGGCCTGGCTGGTGATCGCCGGCGTGCTGACCAGCATGGTGCTGGCCTTCCCGTACCTGCGGGTCGTGGTGATGATGTGGCTCTCCGAGCCGGGCGAGTCCACCCCGACGGTCACCGTGCCCGGTGGGCTCACCTCCGCCGCGCTGATGATCGGCGTGCTGGCCACCCTGGTGCTGGGCGTCGCCCCGGCCCCACTGCTCGACCTGGCAGCCGGAGCCGCCGAATTCGTTCGATGA
- a CDS encoding polyprenyl synthetase family protein, with the protein MVDSVVNPAGERSGASGSGGRRGRASTSQFGAIGLNVADPRVEASVLAVLDTVEVELRASVASADPFVTEAARHLLEAGGKRFRPLLVALGAQFGDPTGPQVVPAAVVMELTHLATLYHDDVMDEAVVRRGAASANSRWTNSLAILVGDYLFARAADIAADLGPEAVRLQARTFARLVHGQIAETVGPRAEDDPVTHYLNVIADKTGSLIATSIRFGGMFGGAAPEHVEALAGYGETIGVAFQLTDDLLDIASESVQSGKTPGTDLREGVPTLPVLYARESDDSDASSVRLREILATGPLTDDALHAEALGLLRESPALKRARETVRSYAEDARARLAPLPEGPSRHALESLCDYIADRTS; encoded by the coding sequence ATGGTTGATAGCGTGGTGAATCCGGCGGGTGAGCGTTCAGGTGCCTCCGGCTCCGGCGGTCGGCGGGGTCGCGCGAGCACGAGTCAGTTCGGCGCGATCGGGCTCAACGTTGCCGATCCGCGGGTCGAGGCGTCCGTGCTGGCTGTGCTGGACACGGTCGAGGTCGAGTTGCGGGCCAGCGTGGCCAGCGCCGACCCGTTCGTCACCGAGGCCGCCCGGCACCTCCTCGAGGCCGGCGGGAAGCGTTTCCGGCCGCTTCTGGTGGCGCTCGGCGCCCAGTTCGGTGACCCGACCGGCCCGCAGGTGGTCCCGGCCGCCGTGGTGATGGAGCTCACTCATCTCGCCACCCTCTACCACGACGACGTGATGGACGAGGCCGTCGTCCGACGGGGCGCGGCGAGCGCGAACTCCCGCTGGACCAACTCGCTCGCCATCCTGGTCGGCGACTACCTCTTCGCCCGCGCGGCGGACATCGCCGCCGACCTGGGTCCCGAGGCGGTCCGGTTGCAGGCGCGCACCTTCGCCCGGCTGGTGCACGGCCAGATCGCGGAGACCGTGGGGCCGCGCGCCGAGGACGACCCGGTGACCCACTACCTGAACGTGATCGCCGACAAGACCGGCTCGCTGATCGCCACGTCGATCCGGTTCGGCGGCATGTTCGGTGGCGCCGCCCCGGAGCACGTGGAGGCCCTCGCCGGGTACGGCGAGACGATCGGTGTCGCCTTCCAGCTCACCGATGACCTCCTCGACATCGCCTCCGAGTCGGTGCAGTCGGGCAAGACGCCCGGCACGGACCTGCGCGAAGGTGTCCCGACGCTGCCGGTGCTGTACGCCCGGGAGTCGGACGACTCGGACGCATCCTCGGTGCGTCTGCGGGAGATCCTGGCGACCGGTCCGCTGACCGACGACGCGCTGCACGCCGAGGCGTTGGGGCTGCTCCGGGAGAGCCCGGCGCTCAAGCGCGCCCGGGAGACCGTGCGGAGTTACGCCGAGGACGCCCGTGCGCGCCTGGCCCCCCTTCCGGAGGGCCCGTCGCGGCACGCGCTCGAATCGCTCTGCGACTACATCGCCGACCGCACCAGCTGA
- a CDS encoding MFS transporter, producing the protein MTNTAITPEPDAARSHPIRASAGAVATTVACVLPVFLLGGLAVQMGTDLGFSPAGLGLAVAVYFGVSALASVPSGRLVERYGPTRVARCGIVLAAGSMLAVAALARSYPVLVGLLALSAAANALGQLASNTALAQHVPARRQGLSFGVKQAAIPISTLLAGAAVPAIALTVGWRWAFVAAAVAAMTTLPAVPREVPGPPRRAGATRAGRATAALVVVGAAATLAAVAANALGTFLVDSAAARGMSPGLAGLTLTLGSAVCVAARVGAGWLADRRASGHVALIAAMLVVGAVGLGLLALTGPVPLVLGVVLGFGLGWAWPGLMTFAVVRLHPQSPAAATSITQTGVYAGGCLGPLSLGPLAAHLGYPAMWTTAAVSMLLAAVLMLGGGRLLSRAAAAARRNDDQLVRSAM; encoded by the coding sequence ATGACCAACACCGCCATCACCCCCGAGCCGGACGCCGCCCGATCCCACCCGATCAGGGCCAGCGCCGGTGCCGTCGCCACCACCGTGGCCTGCGTACTCCCCGTGTTCCTGCTCGGTGGTCTCGCCGTGCAGATGGGCACCGACCTCGGCTTCTCCCCGGCCGGCCTCGGCCTGGCCGTAGCCGTCTACTTCGGCGTCAGCGCGCTGGCCTCGGTGCCCTCCGGCCGACTGGTCGAGCGGTACGGCCCGACCCGGGTGGCCCGCTGCGGCATCGTGCTGGCCGCCGGGTCGATGCTGGCCGTGGCGGCTCTCGCCCGCTCGTACCCGGTGCTGGTCGGGTTGCTGGCACTCAGCGCCGCCGCGAACGCCCTCGGCCAGTTGGCGAGCAACACCGCACTGGCCCAACACGTGCCGGCCCGACGGCAGGGGCTGTCGTTCGGTGTCAAGCAGGCCGCCATCCCGATCTCCACCCTGCTGGCCGGCGCGGCGGTGCCGGCCATCGCGCTCACCGTCGGCTGGCGGTGGGCGTTCGTGGCGGCAGCGGTGGCCGCGATGACGACGCTGCCCGCCGTACCCCGGGAGGTGCCCGGCCCGCCGCGCCGGGCCGGTGCGACGCGCGCCGGCCGGGCGACGGCGGCGCTTGTGGTGGTCGGAGCGGCGGCGACGTTGGCAGCGGTGGCAGCGAACGCCCTGGGCACCTTCCTGGTGGACTCCGCCGCGGCCCGGGGCATGTCGCCGGGCCTGGCCGGCCTGACCCTGACGCTGGGCAGCGCGGTCTGCGTCGCGGCCCGGGTGGGCGCCGGCTGGTTGGCCGATCGCCGCGCCAGCGGCCACGTCGCCCTCATCGCCGCGATGCTGGTCGTCGGCGCGGTCGGGCTGGGCCTGCTCGCGCTGACCGGCCCGGTGCCGCTGGTGCTCGGCGTGGTGCTCGGCTTCGGCCTGGGTTGGGCGTGGCCCGGCCTGATGACCTTCGCGGTGGTCCGACTCCATCCGCAGTCACCGGCCGCCGCCACCTCGATCACCCAGACCGGGGTGTACGCGGGCGGCTGTCTCGGCCCGCTGAGCCTGGGCCCCCTCGCCGCCCACCTCGGCTACCCGGCCATGTGGACCACCGCGGCGGTGTCCATGCTGCTGGCGGCCGTCCTCATGCTCGGCGGTGGCCGTCTACTGAGCCGCGCCGCTGCTGCCGCGCGTCGGAACGACGATCAGCTGGTGCGGTCGGCGATGTAG
- a CDS encoding IclR family transcriptional regulator C-terminal domain-containing protein, whose amino-acid sequence MRDPLAEPSDLIRSVSRALRVLESVGRAPKGLTVKQIARRCELTVATTYHLVRTLAYEGYVIRREDGTYIVGLEVADRYRELVTAFRGPPAVGETLRRAALDTGYSHYLGRFVGGQVALTAVAEGHRSPYLEDLVPGFDEGAHATALGKALLATLSVDQRHRYLREYGMRPFTTATLTTTETFEADLAAGDRRGMQLEMGQFRQGVACAAVLVAPDKDMERRVVLACALPASEMMTSARVVRAKLLTVARSVADGIASDN is encoded by the coding sequence GTGCGCGACCCCTTGGCAGAACCTTCGGACCTGATCCGCAGCGTGTCCCGAGCGCTGCGGGTGCTGGAGTCGGTCGGTCGCGCCCCGAAAGGCCTGACCGTCAAACAGATCGCCCGGCGGTGCGAGCTGACCGTGGCCACGACCTACCACCTGGTCCGCACACTCGCGTACGAGGGCTACGTGATCCGTCGCGAGGACGGCACGTACATCGTGGGGTTGGAGGTGGCCGACCGCTACCGGGAGTTGGTGACCGCCTTCCGAGGCCCGCCAGCGGTCGGTGAGACCCTGCGGCGGGCCGCCCTGGACACCGGCTACAGCCACTACCTCGGTCGCTTCGTCGGCGGTCAGGTTGCCCTCACGGCGGTCGCCGAGGGGCACCGCTCGCCGTACCTGGAGGATCTGGTCCCCGGCTTCGACGAGGGCGCTCACGCGACAGCTCTCGGTAAGGCGCTGCTCGCCACTCTGAGCGTCGACCAGCGCCACCGCTACCTGCGGGAGTACGGCATGCGCCCGTTCACCACCGCCACGCTGACCACCACCGAGACGTTCGAGGCCGACCTGGCCGCCGGTGACCGGCGTGGCATGCAGTTGGAGATGGGGCAGTTCCGCCAGGGGGTGGCCTGCGCGGCGGTGCTCGTCGCGCCGGACAAGGACATGGAACGCCGCGTCGTGCTGGCCTGTGCGTTGCCGGCCAGCGAGATGATGACCTCTGCCCGGGTGGTCCGCGCCAAGCTGCTCACGGTGGCCCGCAGCGTCGCCGACGGCATCGCGTCCGACAACTGA